From the genome of Anaplasma ovis str. Haibei, one region includes:
- a CDS encoding P44/Msp2 family outer membrane protein has product MIGRAIATSTEGMEIVEISGVRAISAILNACYDFPQVGLLVGWRMSPYACAGLGASFIGLTDRQFQPQLTCKVKAGINYSITHSLAAFIGGTFSKVLGTSYDNTSAHRAVDDASPLGKTKEKISASFGLRNVGVELGIRFGF; this is encoded by the coding sequence GTGATTGGCCGGGCGATTGCCACAAGTACGGAGGGTATGGAGATTGTAGAGATAAGTGGAGTTAGGGCAATTTCAGCAATCCTGAATGCATGCTACGATTTTCCACAAGTAGGACTACTAGTTGGCTGGAGAATGTCTCCCTATGCCTGTGCTGGGCTAGGTGCGAGCTTTATAGGATTGACTGACCGGCAATTTCAACCGCAACTTACCTGCAAGGTCAAGGCTGGTATAAATTACAGTATTACACACAGCCTGGCAGCGTTTATTGGTGGCACTTTCAGCAAGGTACTAGGCACAAGCTACGACAACACTTCTGCTCACCGAGCGGTTGACGATGCCAGTCCATTAGGAAAGACGAAGGAGAAGATATCAGCATCTTTTGGACTACGTAACGTAGGAGTAGAACTAGGTATCAGGTTTGGATTCTGA